A region from the Triticum aestivum cultivar Chinese Spring chromosome 3D, IWGSC CS RefSeq v2.1, whole genome shotgun sequence genome encodes:
- the LOC123075579 gene encoding uncharacterized protein, whose protein sequence is MDGKRQIKFMTYNVWCREDVVVHRRMKAIGDHVREHSPDVIFFQEVTPYINSIFESFAWWKSYYCSPVPPEDQTGNRHFCLMLSKLRLQGYARWKFGTSPTGKCYLEADITPGPASSTKRIHIATTQLECPVPPESMHLRERYMQAKHAVSSLSSADNVVLGGDMSWDDDADLPFPLPTGWCDAWEKRHVELRVTGTAVGLMIVSGWKTSGSSMAT, encoded by the exons ATG GACGGCAAGAGGCAGATCAAGTTCATGACTTACAACGTCTGGTGCCGCGAGGACGTTGTCGTCCACAGGAGGATGAAGGCCATCGGCGACCACGTTCGGGAACATTCGCCGGACGTGATTTTCTTCCAG GAGGTCACGCCGTACATCAACTCGATCTTCGAGAGCTTCGCATGGTGGAAATCCTACTACTGCTCACCGGTGCCCCCAGAAGATCAAACGGGGAACCGCCACTTCTGCTTGATG CTGAGCAAGCTTCGTCTGCAGGGCTACGCGCGCTGGAAGTTCGGCACTTCGCCGACGGGGAAGTGCTACCTGGAGGCCGACATTACCCCTGGACCGGCTTCTTCAACGAAGCGGATACACATCGCCACGACCCAGCTCGAATGCCCTGTGCCCCCGGAGTCGATGCACCTCCGGGAGCGCTACATGCAGGCAAAGCACGCGGTCTCCTCGTTGAGTAGCGCGGACAACGTTGTGCTCGGCGGCGACATGAGCTGGGATGATGACGCCGACTTGCCATTCCCCCTCCCCACTGGCTGGTGCGACGCCTGGGAAAAACGACACGTCGAACTGAGAGTTACAGGTACAGCGGTTGGACTTATGATAGTTTCTGGGTGGAAAACCTCGGGGAGTTCAATGGCCACGTAG